In one window of Opitutaceae bacterium DNA:
- a CDS encoding glycoside hydrolase family 32 protein, which produces MDSPKFAATGRCAGSRWIHVAAILSVLVGFGGIACVAQESGAPADARPLERGTVLQHRYLNIPVRTDAPRRTISLLVDGEIVRAFEVELADGPPDFWAFLEIGEWKGRSAILRLDPAGVLSSPEAQSASRSWPLTSDALNQVRFSDEIEESASLYREPWRPQFHFTTKRGWLNDPNGPIYAYGEYHLFYQLQPYSLKSFNGDKAWGHAVSRDFVHWTELPVALHPDRTGGVWSGSSVIDTKNLLGLQTGPEPPMLLFYTATGRSAMNPKAPAPTDFVQAIAFSNDRGLTWTRYAHNPILANVSPQNRDPQVFWHEPSRRWVMLLYVGTPYSNPGNHYQARIFTSDNLRDWTYRSAIDGLFDCPALFEVPIEGSPSETRWIAHSASMKYRVGRFDGETFVPETDFIASHQGRVGESAYAPLIFRNTNQSRPVQIGWLADLRFSGSRQAMTFPCELVLRRTSEGLRLRWSPVAALENLHGARSGWRGVRLDPARVSPIRTRGRYLDLQAQLRLDSDAECEISVRGRSLTVHAASQQITFGDYSLPIAMKDGRVQLRLLVDETSWEIFAEDGLVYLPLVVAMAPLDQNVSVTARGGAVQVDSLDVFEVKSIWPTAKGAAR; this is translated from the coding sequence ATGGATTCGCCGAAATTTGCCGCGACAGGGCGGTGTGCCGGCTCACGCTGGATCCATGTTGCGGCGATTCTTTCGGTTCTGGTCGGTTTTGGAGGGATCGCCTGCGTTGCACAGGAGTCGGGTGCGCCCGCGGATGCAAGGCCCTTGGAGCGCGGGACTGTCCTGCAGCACCGTTACCTCAACATTCCCGTAAGAACAGATGCTCCCCGGCGGACAATCTCGCTGCTGGTTGACGGCGAGATCGTTCGGGCGTTTGAGGTGGAATTGGCGGACGGGCCGCCGGATTTCTGGGCCTTTCTGGAGATCGGCGAATGGAAAGGCCGCAGCGCCATCCTGCGCCTGGATCCCGCTGGCGTGCTTTCCTCACCGGAGGCACAGTCAGCATCCCGAAGCTGGCCGCTCACTTCGGACGCCCTCAACCAGGTGCGATTCTCGGACGAAATCGAGGAGAGCGCCTCGCTCTACCGAGAGCCGTGGCGCCCGCAGTTTCACTTCACCACCAAACGAGGCTGGCTGAACGATCCGAACGGACCGATTTACGCGTACGGCGAGTATCATCTCTTCTACCAGCTGCAGCCGTACAGCCTGAAATCGTTCAACGGCGACAAAGCCTGGGGCCACGCGGTCAGCCGCGACTTCGTGCACTGGACTGAGCTGCCCGTCGCCCTTCATCCCGATCGAACGGGCGGCGTCTGGTCGGGTTCGTCGGTGATCGACACGAAGAACCTGCTGGGACTGCAGACGGGCCCGGAGCCGCCGATGCTGCTTTTCTACACGGCCACGGGACGGTCCGCCATGAATCCCAAGGCGCCCGCACCGACGGATTTTGTGCAGGCAATTGCCTTCAGCAACGATCGCGGGCTCACCTGGACGCGCTATGCGCACAATCCGATTCTGGCCAACGTCTCGCCGCAGAACCGGGATCCGCAGGTGTTCTGGCACGAGCCGTCCCGAAGGTGGGTCATGCTGTTGTATGTTGGCACTCCCTATTCCAACCCCGGCAACCACTACCAGGCGCGCATCTTCACGTCGGACAATCTCCGCGACTGGACCTATCGGAGCGCCATCGACGGGCTTTTCGACTGTCCGGCATTGTTTGAGGTGCCGATCGAGGGCAGTCCGTCCGAAACGCGCTGGATCGCCCACAGCGCCAGCATGAAATATCGCGTGGGCCGTTTTGACGGGGAGACGTTCGTCCCGGAGACCGACTTCATCGCCTCGCATCAAGGCCGGGTGGGAGAATCGGCGTATGCGCCTCTGATTTTTCGAAACACGAACCAGAGCCGCCCGGTTCAGATCGGATGGCTGGCCGATCTGAGGTTCAGCGGCAGCCGCCAGGCCATGACATTTCCGTGCGAGCTTGTGCTGCGCCGAACATCCGAGGGTCTGCGCCTCCGATGGAGTCCCGTTGCCGCTCTCGAGAATCTTCACGGCGCAAGGTCGGGCTGGCGTGGCGTGCGTCTGGACCCGGCGCGCGTATCGCCGATCCGGACGCGGGGGCGCTACCTCGACCTGCAGGCGCAGCTTCGGCTGGATTCCGATGCGGAATGCGAAATTTCGGTGCGCGGGCGATCGCTCACCGTGCATGCGGCGTCGCAACAAATCACGTTCGGCGACTATTCGCTGCCGATCGCGATGAAAGATGGACGCGTGCAATTGAGACTGCTGGTGGACGAGACTTCGTGGGAGATATTCGCTGAAGATGGACTCGTCTACCTGCCGTTGGTAGTAGCGATGGCTCCTCTGGACCAGAACGTGTCGGTGACTGCGCGAGGCGGCGCAGTTCAGGTGGATTCGTTGGACGTTTTCGAGGTCAAGTCGATCTGGCCGACTGCAAAAGGCGCAGCTCGATGA
- a CDS encoding sugar porter family MFS transporter — protein sequence MAGALGGLLFGFDTAVISGAQTDLVALFKLTAFEQGFMTASALIGAVIGSLAAAKPGDLWGRRESLKVAAAFYLICAIGCAMAESLWMLVLCRTLGGIAVGASSVLTPLYLAEISPTRWRGRLVACFQVNIVVGVLVAYLSNFAIGRMGLEAAEWRWKLGAQAFPSLLFFVMLFVIPESPRWLVLRRRTQEAAAALKRLGISQIQARIESFANSIGSETSSAPLFTRKLRKPVILAILIAAFNQLGGINALWYYADAIFAAAGFGRDSSAKQAAILGVVNLLSTLFGMAVIDRVGRRPLLLWGALGCGLSLAGASWIIGSGQHAGWLVGFFGLFVICHAFGQGAVIWVFISEIFPTAVRGKGQTLGSFVHWFMAMLISWLFPLFAKEAGQPGAGLPFAFFAGAMVVQIVVIAKYFPETKQIALEDMSAALR from the coding sequence ATGGCTGGCGCCCTCGGAGGACTCCTCTTCGGGTTCGACACAGCTGTCATATCCGGAGCCCAGACTGACCTCGTTGCACTCTTCAAGCTCACCGCTTTTGAGCAGGGCTTCATGACAGCGTCGGCCTTGATTGGTGCAGTCATCGGATCGCTGGCTGCTGCGAAGCCCGGCGATCTGTGGGGGCGCCGCGAGTCGCTCAAGGTTGCCGCCGCATTCTATCTTATCTGCGCCATCGGCTGTGCCATGGCTGAGTCGCTGTGGATGCTGGTTTTGTGCCGGACACTCGGAGGTATCGCAGTCGGTGCATCGTCCGTTCTCACTCCCTTGTATCTGGCGGAGATTTCACCAACGCGCTGGCGCGGGCGGCTCGTCGCCTGCTTTCAGGTTAACATCGTTGTGGGAGTCCTTGTCGCGTACCTTTCGAATTTCGCAATCGGCCGCATGGGCCTTGAGGCCGCTGAATGGCGCTGGAAGCTCGGCGCACAGGCATTCCCCTCGCTGCTCTTCTTTGTCATGCTTTTCGTCATCCCCGAAAGCCCCCGCTGGCTGGTTCTGAGGAGGAGGACGCAGGAGGCGGCTGCCGCGCTGAAGCGCCTGGGAATCTCGCAGATTCAGGCGAGGATCGAATCGTTCGCCAATTCGATTGGCAGTGAAACATCCTCGGCCCCGCTCTTCACCAGAAAGCTCAGAAAGCCCGTCATTCTCGCGATCCTGATCGCAGCGTTCAATCAGCTCGGCGGCATCAATGCCCTTTGGTACTATGCCGATGCGATCTTCGCGGCGGCCGGATTCGGGCGGGATTCGAGTGCCAAGCAGGCCGCCATCCTCGGCGTGGTCAATCTGCTCTCAACCCTCTTTGGCATGGCCGTGATCGATCGGGTGGGGCGGCGGCCGCTCCTGCTTTGGGGAGCGCTCGGATGCGGACTGAGCCTCGCGGGCGCGTCCTGGATCATCGGCAGCGGCCAGCATGCCGGATGGCTCGTCGGATTCTTCGGCCTCTTTGTCATCTGTCATGCCTTCGGGCAGGGTGCGGTCATCTGGGTTTTCATCAGCGAGATATTTCCGACAGCGGTCCGCGGCAAGGGCCAGACCCTGGGCAGTTTCGTCCATTGGTTCATGGCCATGCTGATATCGTGGCTCTTCCCGCTTTTTGCAAAAGAAGCGGGCCAGCCCGGTGCGGGCTTGCCGTTTGCCTTTTTTGCCGGGGCGATGGTCGTGCAGATTGTCGTGATCGCCAAATATTTTCCGGAGACCAAGCAGATCGCCCTGGAAGACATGAGCGCAGCGCTCCGTTGA
- a CDS encoding NAD(P)/FAD-dependent oxidoreductase yields the protein MAYDWLKGVADDYDVIVIGSGLGGLTGANVLAKAGHRVLLLEHHYQFGGLATWFTRKGGHIFDISLHGFPSGMIKSCRKYWTKEIADSIVQLKDIRFVNPQMDVWTTFTRDDYSRVLIEQFGLSREVVERFYDHLRSLNYYDNNTETTRELFERFFPGRDDVHRLLMEPIAYANGSTLDDPAITYGIVFSNFMGAGVYTFRGGSDLLIGKMIAELKRNGVECRKRVLVDRIHVEDRDGRKVAAGIVSKSGRVIRARAVLSNANIKNTIFRLAGEDNFPADYVEAARAVRINTSSCQVYFGVRKGESIPHIGDLVFTSRAAKFCSDELTDFRTTSRTFSVYYPDTRPGSERYTVVASLNGRYPDWQALSEDEYEAHKRRLIEESLAALEEFIPGVREKIDWMEAATPRTIERYTTHMSGTSFGTKFEGLKVSMDLPEKLPGLFHAGSVGIIMSGWLGTINYGVITANRIDKHLFALGRGKRGSASGMSSPADASPGA from the coding sequence ATGGCGTATGACTGGCTTAAGGGAGTTGCTGACGACTATGACGTGATCGTCATAGGCAGCGGTCTGGGCGGGCTCACGGGTGCGAATGTGCTCGCGAAGGCGGGGCATCGGGTGCTGCTGCTGGAGCATCACTACCAGTTCGGCGGGCTGGCGACCTGGTTCACGCGCAAGGGGGGACACATCTTCGACATTTCACTGCATGGGTTTCCCAGCGGAATGATCAAGTCCTGCCGCAAGTACTGGACGAAGGAGATCGCGGACTCGATCGTGCAGTTGAAGGACATCCGGTTCGTCAATCCGCAGATGGATGTGTGGACGACCTTCACCAGGGACGACTACAGTCGTGTGCTCATCGAGCAGTTTGGTCTGAGCCGCGAGGTTGTGGAGCGGTTCTACGACCACCTTCGGTCGCTGAACTACTACGACAACAATACCGAGACGACGCGCGAATTGTTTGAGCGGTTCTTTCCCGGGCGGGATGACGTTCACCGGCTGCTGATGGAGCCGATCGCGTATGCCAACGGCTCGACTCTGGATGATCCCGCGATCACGTACGGAATTGTCTTTTCGAACTTCATGGGGGCGGGAGTCTACACCTTCCGGGGCGGATCGGATCTGCTGATCGGAAAGATGATCGCCGAGTTGAAGCGGAACGGCGTGGAGTGCAGGAAACGCGTGCTCGTCGACCGCATCCATGTGGAGGATCGCGATGGAAGGAAGGTTGCCGCGGGGATTGTCAGCAAGAGCGGGCGGGTTATCCGCGCTCGGGCGGTTCTGTCCAACGCCAACATCAAGAACACAATCTTTCGGCTGGCAGGGGAGGATAATTTTCCTGCGGACTATGTCGAAGCAGCCCGTGCGGTTCGCATCAACACATCTTCCTGCCAGGTGTACTTCGGCGTCAGGAAGGGCGAGTCGATTCCCCACATCGGCGACCTTGTGTTCACGTCGCGTGCGGCGAAGTTCTGCAGTGACGAGCTCACGGACTTCCGGACGACGAGCCGCACCTTTTCCGTGTACTATCCCGACACTCGCCCAGGGTCGGAACGATACACCGTCGTGGCATCCTTGAACGGGAGATACCCGGACTGGCAGGCCTTGTCGGAGGACGAGTATGAGGCCCACAAGCGGCGGCTGATCGAGGAGTCGCTCGCCGCGCTGGAGGAGTTCATTCCCGGTGTGAGGGAGAAGATCGACTGGATGGAGGCGGCCACGCCGCGAACGATCGAACGCTACACTACCCACATGAGCGGGACCTCGTTTGGCACGAAGTTCGAGGGATTGAAGGTGTCGATGGACCTGCCCGAAAAACTGCCCGGGCTGTTTCACGCGGGCAGCGTGGGCATCATCATGTCGGGGTGGCTGGGAACGATCAACTACGGCGTGATCACGGCGAATCGCATCGACAAGCACCTCTTTGCGCTCGGCAGGGGAAAGCGGGGTTCCGCCTCCGGGATGTCCAGTCCGGCGGATGCGAGCCCGGGGGCATGA
- a CDS encoding IS4 family transposase gives MQTTPYFPSMRALCAPLGSCLRQAASSAGDLGGLSALFGSFFPGLLVSSEKGPGSRRRQFGRVDIFWAFLAQVLRRGDSCRAALIRLQAAMVARGAARPSDNTSAYCQARQSLDLSWLQSLFASVNRWFTPRTPGDWLGRTVRIMDGSCFSMPDSAENARQFDYPGCQKKGCGFPLGKFVGLFCLHSGHLITFAYATWKTHELTLARMITHHLKPGNVLLADRLYCGYEFLSELLRRRVDFVIRLHGSRKTIRNGCGSWCETFKRGPKSKGVSLERLQRMPGQITVRLVRFKAPCRGYRTQTMTIATSLLDRSAFPDHAIAALYMQRWHIELHYRQIKTNLGLDVLRGLSPATVERELWMHAIAYNLIRALMLKGALTGQIPVARLSFKGTLDLLMSWAPLATRKRLLRHLKQELIDRIIFDLVPFRPGRSEPRAKKRRPKNYQFLTKPRHIFRVSASRALK, from the coding sequence ATGCAAACGACTCCCTATTTCCCCTCCATGCGGGCGCTCTGCGCCCCTTTGGGCTCCTGCCTCCGGCAGGCCGCCAGTTCAGCCGGTGACCTGGGCGGCCTGTCCGCTCTGTTCGGATCCTTTTTCCCAGGTCTGCTTGTTTCCTCTGAAAAAGGCCCGGGCAGCCGCAGGCGTCAGTTCGGAAGAGTGGACATCTTCTGGGCCTTTCTCGCCCAGGTGCTCAGGCGCGGTGATTCATGCCGGGCCGCCTTGATTCGCCTTCAGGCCGCCATGGTGGCGCGAGGCGCCGCCCGGCCTTCCGACAACACCAGCGCCTACTGCCAGGCTCGCCAGTCCCTTGATCTCTCTTGGCTTCAGTCGCTGTTCGCATCAGTCAACCGATGGTTCACTCCCCGCACTCCCGGCGACTGGCTCGGACGCACCGTGCGCATCATGGACGGGTCCTGTTTCTCGATGCCTGATTCAGCCGAAAACGCCCGCCAGTTTGACTATCCCGGATGCCAGAAGAAAGGCTGCGGCTTTCCTCTCGGAAAGTTTGTCGGGTTGTTCTGCCTTCACAGCGGTCACCTGATCACTTTCGCCTACGCAACATGGAAGACCCATGAGCTCACGCTGGCCAGAATGATCACCCACCATCTCAAGCCCGGGAATGTCCTCCTGGCCGACCGCCTCTACTGCGGCTATGAGTTTCTCTCCGAGCTGCTGCGCAGAAGGGTCGACTTCGTCATCCGCCTTCATGGTTCTCGCAAGACCATTCGCAACGGCTGCGGCAGCTGGTGCGAAACCTTCAAGCGCGGACCGAAATCCAAGGGAGTTTCCCTCGAGCGCCTCCAGCGCATGCCCGGTCAGATCACCGTGCGCCTTGTCCGCTTCAAAGCACCCTGTCGCGGATACCGCACACAAACCATGACAATCGCCACCTCCCTGTTGGATCGCTCTGCGTTTCCCGATCACGCCATCGCGGCATTGTACATGCAGCGCTGGCACATCGAATTGCACTACCGCCAGATCAAGACCAATCTCGGACTGGATGTTCTTCGCGGGCTTTCCCCCGCCACAGTCGAGCGGGAGCTTTGGATGCACGCCATCGCCTACAATCTGATCCGCGCACTCATGCTCAAGGGCGCATTGACCGGCCAGATTCCCGTGGCGCGCCTCAGTTTCAAGGGCACCCTCGATCTTCTCATGAGCTGGGCGCCACTTGCGACACGCAAGCGACTCCTGCGTCATTTGAAGCAGGAACTGATTGATCGCATCATCTTCGATCTCGTCCCCTTCCGCCCCGGTCGCTCCGAACCACGGGCAAAAAAGCGCCGACCGAAAAACTACCAGTTCCTCACCAAACCTCGTCACATCTTCCGCGTATCTGCTTCTCGTGCCCTCAAATAA
- a CDS encoding IS4 family transposase has product MQTTPYFPSMRALCAPLGSCLRQAASSAGDLGGLSALFGSFFPGLLVASEKGPGSRRRQFGRVDIFWAFLAQVLRRGDSCRAALIRLQAAMVARGAARPSDNTSAYCQARQSLDLSWLQSLFASVNRWFTPRTPGDWLGRTVRIMDGSCFSMPDSAENARQFDYPGCQKKGCGFPLGKFVGLFCLHSGHLITFAYATWKTHELTLARMITHHLKPGNVLLADRLYCGYEFLSELLRRRVDFVIRLHGSRKTIRNGCGSWCETFKRGPKSKGVSLERLQRMPGQITVRLVRFKAPCRGYRTQTMTIATSLLDRSAFPDHAIAALYMQRWHIELHYRQIKTNLGLDVLRGLSPATVERELWMHAIAYNLIRALMLKGALTGQIPVARLSFKGTLDLLMSWAPLATRKRLLRHLKQELIDRIISDLVPFRPGRSEPRAKKRRPKNYQFLTKPRHIFRVSASRALK; this is encoded by the coding sequence ATGCAAACGACTCCCTATTTCCCCTCCATGCGGGCGCTCTGCGCCCCTTTGGGCTCCTGCCTCCGGCAGGCCGCCAGTTCAGCCGGTGACCTGGGCGGCCTGTCCGCTCTGTTCGGGTCCTTTTTCCCAGGTCTGCTTGTCGCCTCTGAAAAAGGCCCGGGCAGCCGCAGGCGTCAGTTCGGAAGAGTGGACATCTTCTGGGCCTTTCTTGCCCAGGTGCTCAGGCGCGGTGATTCATGCCGGGCCGCCTTGATTCGCCTTCAGGCCGCCATGGTGGCGCGAGGCGCCGCCCGGCCTTCCGACAACACCAGCGCCTACTGCCAGGCTCGCCAGTCCCTTGATCTCTCTTGGCTTCAGTCGCTGTTCGCATCAGTCAACCGATGGTTCACTCCCCGCACTCCCGGCGATTGGCTCGGACGCACCGTGCGCATCATGGACGGCTCCTGTTTCTCGATGCCTGATTCAGCCGAAAACGCCCGCCAGTTTGACTATCCCGGATGCCAGAAGAAAGGCTGCGGCTTTCCTCTCGGAAAGTTTGTCGGGTTGTTCTGCCTTCACAGCGGTCACCTGATCACTTTCGCCTACGCAACATGGAAGACCCATGAGCTTACGCTGGCCAGAATGATCACGCACCATCTCAAGCCCGGGAATGTCCTCCTGGCCGACCGCCTCTACTGCGGCTATGAGTTTCTCTCCGAGCTCCTGCGCAGAAGGGTCGACTTCGTCATCCGCCTTCATGGTTCTCGCAAGACCATTCGCAACGGCTGCGGCAGCTGGTGCGAAACCTTCAAGCGCGGACCGAAATCCAAGGGAGTTTCCCTCGAGCGACTCCAGCGCATGCCCGGTCAGATCACCGTGCGCCTTGTCCGCTTCAAGGCGCCCTGTCGCGGATACCGCACACAAACCATGACAATCGCCACCTCCCTGTTGGATCGCTCTGCGTTTCCCGATCACGCCATCGCGGCATTGTACATGCAGCGCTGGCACATCGAATTGCACTACCGCCAGATCAAGACCAATCTCGGACTGGATGTTCTTCGCGGGCTTTCCCCCGCCACAGTCGAGCGGGAGCTTTGGATGCACGCCATCGCCTACAATCTGATCCGCGCACTCATGCTCAAGGGCGCATTGACCGGCCAGATTCCCGTGGCGCGCCTCAGTTTCAAGGGCACCCTCGATCTTCTCATGAGCTGGGCGCCACTTGCGACACGCAAGCGACTCCTGCGTCATTTGAAGCAGGAACTGATTGATCGCATCATCTCCGATCTCGTCCCATTCCGCCCCGGTCGCTCCGAACCACGGGCAAAAAAGCGCCGACCGAAAAACTACCAGTTCCTCACCAAACCTCGTCACATCTTCCGCGTATCTGCCTCTCGTGCCCTCAAATAA